In Mixophyes fleayi isolate aMixFle1 chromosome 11, aMixFle1.hap1, whole genome shotgun sequence, one DNA window encodes the following:
- the LOC142107931 gene encoding CMP-N-acetylneuraminate-beta-galactosamide-alpha-2,3-sialyltransferase 4-like codes for MLCLFYPESARFNLKLDNNPDTLLVLVPFKTQDILWIKTTVKNEKQVKNGFWKKPPLIWDVKPQNIRIQNPYFVNFAATRLLGFNHTTKRNNVAPTTGLIAISFALHFCDQVNIAGFGYPAWSNNTHPIHYYSSETIRTMSEAEHNISKEHLAIRTLLHHTVIHNLTLF; via the exons ATGTTGTGCTTGTTTTACCCAGAATCTGCTCGTTTTAACCTAAAGTTGGATAACAATCCGGATACACTGCTTGTTCTGGTGCCATTCAAGACTCAGGACATCCTATGGATAAAAACAACTGTAAAGAACGAGAAGCAG GTGAAGAACGGTTTCTGGAAAAAACCTCCTTTAATTTGGGACGTAAAACCTCAGAATATCCGCATCCAGAATCCATACTTTGTGAATTTTGCTGCCACAAGACTGTTGGGTTTTAATCATACAACCAAAAGAAATAATGTG GCACCCACCACTGGCTTGATCGCAATCTCATTTGCTCTTCACTTCTGTGACCAGGTTAACATTGCAGGGTTTGGGTATCCAGCATGGAGCAATAACACACACCCCATCCACTACTACAGCAGCGAGACCATAAGGACCATGTCT GAAGCTGAACACAATATTTCCAAGGAGCACTTGGCCATCAGAACTCTGCTGCACCACACAGTCATTCACAACCTCACCCTGTTCTGA